A single genomic interval of Streptomyces sp. NBC_00663 harbors:
- a CDS encoding ABC transporter ATP-binding protein — MTQDAVACTGLAYAFGGTRAVDGLDLTVAEGEVFGLLGPNGAGKTTAIRCITTLLPVPAGMVRVFGHDTAAERMAVRRLLGYVPQQLSADQSLTGRENVALFARVFDVPRRERAARVGQALAAVDLTDAADRLAKTYSGGMVRRLELAQALVSAPRLLILDEPTIGLDPIARTGVWEHINAVRAATGMTVLVTTHYMDEADQYCDRVGLMHHGRVRALGTPAELRQGLAARRGTTTLPTLEDVFREVAGSGLDDESGDFRDVRSTRRTAGRVG; from the coding sequence ATGACCCAGGACGCCGTAGCGTGCACCGGGCTCGCATACGCCTTCGGCGGCACCCGCGCGGTGGACGGACTCGACCTGACCGTGGCCGAGGGCGAGGTCTTCGGACTGCTCGGCCCCAACGGCGCCGGGAAGACCACCGCGATCCGCTGCATCACCACCCTGCTGCCGGTACCGGCCGGCATGGTCCGGGTCTTCGGACACGACACCGCCGCGGAACGGATGGCCGTACGACGGCTGCTCGGCTACGTCCCGCAGCAGCTGTCCGCCGACCAGAGCCTGACCGGCCGCGAGAACGTCGCCCTGTTCGCCCGCGTCTTCGACGTGCCCCGCCGGGAACGCGCCGCACGCGTCGGACAGGCCCTCGCCGCCGTCGACCTCACCGACGCCGCCGACCGGCTCGCCAAGACCTACTCGGGCGGCATGGTCCGCCGCCTCGAACTCGCCCAGGCCCTGGTCAGCGCGCCCCGGCTGCTGATCCTGGACGAGCCGACCATCGGCCTGGACCCGATCGCCCGCACCGGGGTGTGGGAACACATCAACGCCGTCCGCGCGGCCACCGGCATGACGGTCCTCGTCACCACCCACTACATGGACGAGGCCGACCAGTACTGCGACCGGGTCGGCCTCATGCACCACGGCCGCGTCCGCGCCCTCGGCACCCCCGCCGAACTGCGCCAGGGCCTCGCCGCACGCCGTGGCACGACCACCCTGCCCACCCTCGAGGACGTCTTCCGCGAGGTCGCGGGCAGCGGTCTCGACGACGAGTCAGGAGACTTCCGCGATGTCCGAAGCACCCGCCGTACCGCAGGCCGCGTCGGCTGA
- a CDS encoding MarR family winged helix-turn-helix transcriptional regulator codes for MEQETFPDELADALVGVQRLIRRRLRREMPAPQLRGAEVELLRLVVARPGINISDAAKYLYLAGNSVSTLVNQLARQGYLVRETDPADRRAARLMPTPAAEARLGEWRRRRADLVRQQVAELDEADRDALAAAVPALRLLAENLREEREEP; via the coding sequence GTGGAACAGGAGACCTTCCCGGACGAGCTGGCCGACGCGCTCGTCGGGGTCCAGCGGTTGATCCGGCGCCGGCTGCGCCGGGAGATGCCCGCACCTCAGCTGCGCGGTGCCGAGGTGGAACTGCTGCGGCTCGTCGTGGCCCGGCCCGGCATCAACATCTCGGACGCCGCCAAGTACCTCTACCTGGCGGGCAACTCGGTGTCGACGCTGGTCAACCAGCTGGCCCGGCAGGGCTATCTGGTCCGTGAGACCGACCCCGCCGACCGGCGGGCAGCCCGTCTGATGCCGACCCCGGCCGCCGAGGCCCGGCTCGGCGAATGGCGCAGGCGCCGCGCCGACCTCGTACGCCAACAGGTCGCGGAGCTCGACGAGGCGGACCGGGACGCACTGGCCGCGGCCGTACCGGCCCTGCGGCTGCTGGCCGAGAACCTGCGTGAGGAAAGGGAGGAGCCATGA
- a CDS encoding SigB/SigF/SigG family RNA polymerase sigma factor — MPVSTRTKPHPHDDAPDTTEAFVRLADLSDGPERQALRDELIRLWLPMAERIAVRFKGRGESLEDLYQVAALGLVKAVDHYDPERGHAFEAYAVPTVTGEIKRHFRDHMWTLHVPRRVQDLRNRVRRSAKELSQTTPGRAPTVPEIAEHAQLTEDEVRTGMEALECFSALSLEAEMPGTDGYALGDALGGPDPSYDVVVDRVSVAPCLLALPEREQTILYLRFFLGMTQSSIAEQLGISQMHVSRLLSACFARLRAELEAEAC, encoded by the coding sequence ATGCCTGTCTCGACCAGGACCAAGCCGCACCCGCACGACGACGCCCCCGACACCACCGAAGCCTTCGTACGTCTGGCCGACCTTTCGGACGGACCCGAGCGCCAGGCCCTGCGCGACGAGCTGATCCGGCTGTGGCTGCCCATGGCCGAGCGGATCGCCGTCCGTTTCAAGGGCCGCGGCGAGTCCCTGGAGGACCTGTACCAGGTCGCCGCCCTCGGCCTGGTCAAGGCCGTCGACCATTACGACCCGGAGCGCGGCCACGCCTTCGAGGCGTACGCCGTTCCGACCGTGACCGGCGAGATCAAGCGGCACTTCCGTGACCACATGTGGACGCTGCACGTACCTCGCCGGGTCCAGGACCTGCGCAACCGCGTCCGGCGCTCCGCGAAGGAGCTGTCGCAGACGACGCCGGGCCGGGCCCCCACCGTCCCCGAGATCGCCGAGCACGCCCAGCTGACCGAGGACGAGGTGCGCACCGGCATGGAGGCGCTGGAGTGCTTCTCCGCGCTGTCGCTGGAGGCCGAGATGCCCGGCACCGACGGGTACGCCCTCGGTGACGCGCTGGGCGGCCCCGACCCCAGCTACGACGTGGTCGTCGACCGGGTCTCCGTCGCACCCTGTCTCCTGGCCCTTCCGGAGCGCGAGCAGACCATCCTGTATCTGCGCTTCTTCCTGGGCATGACGCAGAGCAGCATCGCGGAGCAGCTCGGCATCTCGCAGATGCACGTCTCCCGGCTGCTCAGCGCCTGCTTCGCCAGACTCCGCGCCGAACTCGAGGCGGAGGCGTGCTGA
- a CDS encoding ANTAR domain-containing protein has translation MTPGPHDPSDEADRIFELQEEVEQLKEAVTSHAVVDQAIGMMVALGRVTPDEGWVVLKDVSQRTNIKLRNVADLILIWGRYGELSPQIRAELEAALDRHGPTQIPEAPSE, from the coding sequence GTGACCCCGGGACCGCACGACCCGTCCGACGAGGCCGACCGCATCTTCGAGCTGCAAGAAGAGGTCGAGCAGCTGAAGGAGGCCGTCACCTCGCACGCCGTGGTGGACCAGGCGATCGGGATGATGGTGGCCCTCGGGCGGGTGACGCCGGACGAGGGCTGGGTGGTCCTGAAGGACGTGTCCCAGCGTACGAACATCAAGCTCCGCAACGTCGCGGACCTCATCCTGATCTGGGGCCGCTACGGGGAGCTGTCCCCGCAGATCCGGGCCGAGCTGGAGGCCGCTCTCGACCGTCACGGTCCGACCCAGATCCCCGAGGCCCCCTCGGAGTGA
- a CDS encoding VOC family protein, with translation MNHDMKHPAGTTDVVSTHSVFGAPCWVSLTSRDLEATEGFYSAVLGWEWRSAELGDRFRMALVDGTPVAGIAAVASMLQMAVAWTPYFAVRSADEAVARAQERGGTAAVGPLSLPPGRAALLADRDGATFGIWEGELFSDWESWRRAAPTFIRLHTRDAFDAAIFYGEILDWASDRPGCCEVNYEGGEVVLRSEGDIVARIESGALGAAPDPTIRPHWQVHFFVSDVSACTRAAEVHGGSVLSKSGIEAVLRDPDGARFTVTARRAH, from the coding sequence ATGAATCACGACATGAAACATCCCGCTGGTACGACGGATGTCGTCTCCACGCATTCCGTGTTCGGCGCACCCTGCTGGGTGAGCCTGACCAGCCGTGACCTGGAGGCCACCGAGGGGTTCTACTCCGCCGTCCTCGGCTGGGAGTGGCGGTCGGCCGAGCTCGGCGACCGGTTCCGGATGGCACTGGTGGACGGCACGCCGGTGGCCGGGATCGCGGCGGTCGCCTCGATGTTGCAGATGGCAGTGGCCTGGACGCCGTACTTCGCGGTGCGCAGCGCGGACGAGGCCGTGGCCCGGGCCCAGGAGCGGGGTGGTACGGCCGCGGTCGGGCCGCTGTCCCTGCCGCCCGGACGCGCGGCGCTGCTGGCCGACCGGGACGGGGCGACCTTCGGGATCTGGGAGGGCGAACTCTTCTCCGACTGGGAGAGCTGGCGCCGCGCGGCACCGACCTTCATCCGGCTGCACACCCGTGACGCCTTCGACGCCGCCATCTTCTACGGCGAGATCCTCGACTGGGCCTCGGACCGGCCCGGATGCTGCGAGGTCAACTACGAGGGCGGCGAAGTGGTGCTGCGCAGCGAGGGCGACATCGTGGCCCGGATCGAGTCGGGCGCGCTGGGCGCCGCGCCCGATCCCACGATCCGCCCGCACTGGCAGGTGCACTTCTTCGTGTCCGACGTCTCCGCGTGCACGCGCGCCGCGGAGGTCCACGGCGGCAGCGTCCTGTCCAAGTCCGGCATCGAGGCCGTGCTGCGGGACCCCGACGGCGCCCGGTTCACGGTGACGGCACGCCGCGCCCACTGA
- the glgX gene encoding glycogen debranching protein GlgX: MPVWNGHPYPLGASFDGKGTNFALFSEVAECVELVLVEDDGSHHSVPLAEVDGFVWHCYLPGIGPGQRYGYRVHGPWQPELGHRCDPAKLLLDPYARAVDGRMDNDPSLYAPDADSAGHTLLGVVTDPAFDWGADSPPRRPYADTVIYEAHVRGLTRTHPDVPAELRGTYAGLAHPAVVEHLTSLGVTAVELMPVHQFVHDGVLQDRGLSNYWGYNTIGFFAPHNAYAAHGSRGEQVAEFKTMVKALHAAGLEVILDVVYNHTAEGNERGPTLSFRGIDNASYYRLVDGDWGHYYDTTGTGNSLLMRHPYVLQLIMDSLRYWVTEMHVDGFRFDLAATLARQFHEVDRLSAFFDLIQQDPVISRVKLIAEPWDVGEGGYQVGNFPPLWSEWNGKYRDTVRDFWRGEPGSLGEFASRLTGSSDLYQRNRRRPRASVNFVTAHDGFTLRDLVSYNDKHNEANGEGNRDGESVNRSWNCGFEGDTDASDVKELRARQQRNLLATLLLSQGIPMLCHGDELGRTQRGNNNAYCQDNEVSWIDWRLTEEQRDLADFARDLVALRAAHPVLRRRRFFRGETVTYAGQPLPDLVWFAPDAREMTDGDWLRPDAHSVGAFLNGDAIAEPDSCGRPVVDDSFLLLLNSYWEPVGFRLPEAAYGERWTTVIDTAEPRGADETEHKAESLVTVAARSLVLLSRPPAGAPVSGRGVPSP, translated from the coding sequence GTGCCCGTCTGGAACGGGCACCCCTACCCGTTGGGTGCCTCGTTCGACGGCAAGGGCACCAACTTCGCGCTGTTCAGCGAGGTCGCCGAGTGCGTGGAGCTGGTCCTCGTCGAGGACGACGGCAGCCACCACAGCGTTCCGCTCGCCGAGGTCGACGGCTTCGTGTGGCACTGCTATCTGCCCGGGATCGGCCCGGGGCAGCGCTACGGCTACCGGGTCCACGGGCCCTGGCAGCCAGAGCTCGGCCACCGCTGCGATCCGGCGAAACTCCTCCTGGACCCGTACGCCAGGGCCGTGGACGGCCGGATGGACAACGACCCCTCGCTCTACGCCCCCGACGCCGACAGTGCCGGGCACACCCTGCTCGGCGTGGTCACGGACCCCGCCTTCGACTGGGGCGCGGACAGCCCGCCCCGGCGGCCCTACGCCGACACGGTCATCTACGAGGCCCATGTCCGCGGCCTGACCCGCACCCACCCCGACGTCCCGGCCGAACTCCGCGGCACCTACGCCGGGTTGGCCCACCCCGCGGTCGTCGAGCACCTGACGTCCCTCGGCGTGACCGCGGTCGAACTGATGCCGGTGCACCAGTTCGTGCACGACGGGGTGCTCCAGGACCGCGGTCTGTCCAACTACTGGGGCTACAACACCATCGGCTTCTTCGCCCCGCACAACGCCTACGCCGCCCACGGCAGCCGCGGCGAGCAGGTCGCCGAGTTCAAGACGATGGTGAAGGCCCTGCACGCGGCCGGCCTCGAAGTGATCCTGGACGTCGTCTACAACCACACCGCCGAGGGCAACGAGCGGGGGCCCACCCTCTCCTTCCGCGGCATCGACAACGCCTCCTACTACCGTCTGGTGGACGGCGACTGGGGCCACTACTACGACACCACCGGCACCGGCAACAGCCTGCTGATGCGGCACCCCTACGTCCTCCAGCTGATCATGGACTCGCTGCGCTACTGGGTGACCGAGATGCATGTCGACGGCTTCCGCTTCGACCTCGCGGCCACCCTGGCCCGGCAGTTCCACGAGGTGGACCGGCTGTCGGCGTTCTTCGACCTGATCCAGCAGGACCCGGTGATCAGCCGCGTCAAACTGATCGCGGAGCCGTGGGACGTGGGCGAGGGCGGCTACCAGGTCGGCAACTTCCCGCCGCTGTGGTCCGAGTGGAACGGCAAGTACCGGGACACCGTACGGGACTTCTGGCGCGGCGAGCCCGGGTCGCTCGGCGAGTTCGCGTCCCGGCTGACCGGCTCCTCCGATCTGTACCAGCGCAACCGGCGCCGACCGCGCGCCAGCGTCAACTTCGTGACCGCGCACGACGGTTTCACCCTGCGCGACCTCGTCTCGTACAACGACAAGCACAACGAGGCCAACGGGGAGGGCAATCGGGACGGTGAGAGCGTCAACCGGTCCTGGAACTGCGGGTTCGAGGGCGACACCGACGCCTCCGACGTCAAGGAGCTGCGCGCCCGCCAGCAGCGCAACCTCCTCGCCACGCTGCTGCTGTCACAGGGCATCCCGATGCTCTGTCACGGCGACGAACTGGGCCGCACCCAGCGCGGCAACAACAACGCCTACTGCCAGGACAACGAAGTCTCCTGGATCGACTGGCGGTTGACCGAGGAGCAGCGTGACCTCGCCGACTTCGCCCGCGATCTCGTCGCGCTGCGCGCCGCCCACCCGGTGCTGCGCCGCCGTCGCTTCTTCCGCGGCGAGACCGTGACCTACGCGGGCCAGCCGCTGCCCGACCTCGTGTGGTTCGCGCCGGACGCGCGCGAGATGACGGACGGCGACTGGCTGCGTCCCGACGCGCACTCCGTCGGCGCCTTCCTCAACGGCGACGCCATCGCCGAACCCGACTCGTGCGGCCGCCCCGTGGTCGACGACTCCTTCCTGCTGCTGCTCAACAGCTACTGGGAGCCCGTGGGCTTCCGGCTGCCGGAGGCGGCGTACGGCGAACGCTGGACGACGGTGATCGACACCGCCGAACCCCGGGGGGCGGACGAGACGGAGCACAAGGCGGAGTCGCTGGTGACCGTCGCGGCGCGCAGCCTGGTGCTGTTGTCGCGGCCGCCGGCGGGCGCCCCGGTCAGTGGGCGCGGCGTGCCGTCACCGTGA
- a CDS encoding pep a2 — protein MKTAVPCYYHLDVEVTPERVGQVKRILAAHLRYWDLDTLVEPVCRGAEMLLKAIDEHATDKETSIEMWWNGQHLITAIGDNDRDLRPDQDLRACLARIAAMSDGWGCCATETGSKVIWFSQRARAGERVPRVPTAPAPSLREVLQVPREEPVVGGVLEDAR, from the coding sequence ATGAAGACCGCAGTGCCCTGCTACTACCACCTCGACGTGGAAGTCACCCCGGAACGGGTCGGCCAGGTCAAGCGCATTCTGGCCGCTCATCTCCGGTACTGGGATCTCGACACCCTCGTCGAGCCCGTCTGTCGCGGTGCCGAAATGCTGTTGAAGGCCATCGACGAGCACGCGACCGACAAGGAGACGTCGATCGAGATGTGGTGGAACGGCCAGCACCTGATCACCGCGATCGGGGACAACGACCGCGATCTGCGCCCGGACCAGGACCTCCGCGCCTGTCTGGCACGCATCGCCGCGATGAGCGACGGGTGGGGCTGCTGCGCCACCGAGACCGGCAGCAAGGTCATCTGGTTCTCGCAGCGCGCCCGGGCCGGCGAGCGGGTCCCGCGGGTGCCGACGGCACCCGCGCCGAGCCTGCGCGAGGTGCTCCAGGTACCGCGCGAGGAACCGGTCGTCGGCGGCGTCCTGGAGGACGCCCGGTGA
- a CDS encoding DUF5133 domain-containing protein, with the protein MLLPAKAEVARQLRRYRAWERVMLASPADRTVRATFEDSGYTLCVLMGKRCAREAADAAERYLRTSLVTYLQEQDAQLCATTPVHRGPPVMLTRSPAGR; encoded by the coding sequence ATGCTGCTACCGGCCAAGGCCGAAGTCGCCCGGCAACTGCGCCGGTACCGGGCCTGGGAGCGCGTGATGCTCGCGTCCCCCGCCGACCGCACCGTACGGGCCACCTTCGAGGACTCGGGCTACACCCTCTGCGTGCTGATGGGGAAGCGCTGCGCCAGGGAGGCCGCCGACGCCGCCGAACGCTATCTGCGGACCAGCCTCGTCACCTACCTCCAGGAGCAGGACGCGCAGCTCTGTGCCACCACCCCGGTCCACCGGGGCCCGCCGGTGATGCTCACGCGTTCTCCCGCCGGGAGGTAG
- a CDS encoding alpha-1,4-glucan--maltose-1-phosphate maltosyltransferase translates to MSTRSTSARDMSARATIGRIPVRDVRPAVDGGRSPAKAVTGETFQVTATVFREGHDAVAANVVLTDPEGRPGPWTPMRELAPGSDRWGAEVTPGSTGRWTFHVEAWSDPISTWRHHAGIKIPAGIDVGLVLEQGADLHHRAAAGVPRGRERALVKAAADTLHNDSLSVSTRLAAALTPEVDAVLAAYPLREFVTASEPLPLLVERERALYGSWYEFFPRSEGTPECPHGTFRTAARRLPAIAAMGFDVVYLPPIHPIGTTFRKGPDNTLSARPEDVGVPWAIGSPEGGHDAVHPDLGTIEDFDDFVATARRHGLEIALDFALQCSPDHPWVHKHPEWFHHRPDGTIAYAENPPKKYQDIYPIAFDADLEGLVAETLRVLRHWMDHGVRIFRVDNPHTKPVVFWQQVIADINATDPDVIFLAEAFTRPAMMHTLGQIGFQQSYTYFTWRNTKQELTEYLTELSGEAAAYMRPNFFANTPDILHAYLQHGGRPAFEVRAVLAATLSPAWGIYSGYELCENTPLRDGSEEYLHSEKYQLRPRDWETENDNITPLITRLNNIRRRHPALQRLRNIRFHTTDNDAVLAYSKRTGSDTVLVIANLDPHHTQEATVSLDMPQLGLDGNASMSVHDELTGETYRWGRSNYVRLEPGRSPAHVLHVQPSTPQSGGSSAS, encoded by the coding sequence ATGAGTACGAGGTCCACGAGCGCGAGGGACATGAGCGCGCGGGCCACCATCGGCCGTATCCCGGTCCGGGATGTCCGGCCGGCCGTCGACGGCGGCCGCAGCCCGGCCAAGGCGGTCACCGGCGAGACCTTCCAGGTCACCGCCACCGTGTTCCGCGAGGGCCATGACGCGGTCGCCGCCAATGTCGTCCTCACCGATCCCGAGGGGCGTCCCGGCCCGTGGACGCCGATGCGTGAGCTCGCCCCCGGCAGCGACCGCTGGGGCGCGGAGGTCACCCCCGGCTCGACGGGACGCTGGACGTTCCACGTGGAGGCGTGGAGCGACCCGATCAGCACCTGGCGCCATCACGCCGGCATCAAGATCCCCGCCGGTATCGACGTCGGGCTCGTCCTGGAGCAGGGCGCCGACCTCCACCACCGCGCGGCCGCCGGGGTGCCCCGCGGCCGGGAACGGGCCCTGGTGAAGGCCGCGGCGGACACCCTGCACAACGACTCGCTGTCCGTTTCCACCCGGTTGGCGGCGGCGTTGACGCCGGAGGTGGACGCGGTGCTGGCCGCGTATCCGCTGCGGGAGTTCGTCACCGCCTCCGAGCCGCTGCCCCTGCTGGTGGAACGGGAACGGGCCCTGTACGGGTCCTGGTACGAGTTCTTCCCCCGCTCCGAAGGCACTCCGGAGTGCCCGCACGGCACCTTCCGCACCGCCGCCCGCAGGCTCCCCGCGATCGCGGCGATGGGCTTCGACGTCGTCTACCTGCCCCCCATCCACCCGATCGGCACCACCTTCCGCAAGGGGCCCGACAACACCCTGTCGGCCCGACCCGAGGATGTCGGGGTGCCGTGGGCGATCGGCTCACCGGAGGGCGGGCACGACGCCGTCCACCCGGACCTGGGCACGATCGAGGACTTCGACGACTTCGTCGCCACCGCTCGACGGCACGGCCTGGAGATCGCCCTCGACTTCGCCCTCCAGTGCTCGCCGGACCACCCCTGGGTCCACAAACACCCCGAGTGGTTCCACCACCGCCCCGACGGCACCATCGCCTACGCCGAGAACCCGCCCAAGAAGTACCAGGACATCTACCCCATCGCCTTCGACGCCGACCTGGAGGGCCTGGTCGCCGAGACGCTGCGGGTGCTGCGGCACTGGATGGACCACGGGGTGCGGATCTTCCGCGTCGACAACCCGCACACCAAACCGGTCGTCTTCTGGCAGCAGGTGATCGCGGACATCAACGCCACCGACCCCGACGTCATCTTCCTGGCCGAGGCCTTCACCCGGCCCGCGATGATGCACACCCTCGGACAGATCGGCTTCCAGCAGTCCTACACGTACTTCACCTGGCGCAACACCAAACAGGAACTCACCGAGTACCTCACCGAGCTGTCCGGGGAGGCGGCCGCCTACATGCGGCCCAACTTCTTCGCCAACACCCCCGACATCCTGCACGCCTACCTCCAGCACGGCGGACGCCCCGCCTTCGAGGTCCGCGCCGTCCTGGCCGCCACCCTCTCCCCCGCCTGGGGCATCTACAGCGGCTACGAACTCTGCGAGAACACCCCCCTGCGCGACGGCAGCGAGGAATACCTCCACTCCGAGAAATACCAACTCCGCCCCCGCGACTGGGAAACGGAGAACGACAACATCACCCCCCTGATCACCCGCCTCAACAACATCAGGCGCCGCCACCCCGCTCTCCAGCGCCTCAGGAACATCCGCTTCCACACCACCGACAACGACGCCGTGCTCGCCTACAGCAAGCGCACCGGCTCGGACACGGTTCTGGTGATCGCCAACCTCGACCCCCACCACACCCAGGAAGCCACGGTCTCGTTGGACATGCCGCAACTCGGCCTGGACGGGAACGCATCCATGTCCGTGCACGACGAACTGACGGGTGAGACGTACCGCTGGGGCAGGAGCAACTATGTGCGCCTGGAACCGGGGCGGTCCCCCGCGCACGTGCTCCACGTCCAGCCATCGACACCGCAGAGCGGAGGGTCAAGCGCGTCATGA
- the treS gene encoding maltose alpha-D-glucosyltransferase — protein sequence MTVNEPVHDTFEDTPAKDRDPDWFKRAVFYEVLVRSFQDSNGDGVGDLKGLTAKLDYLQWLGVDCLWLPPFFKSPLRDGGYDVSDYTAVLPEFGDLADFVEFVDAAHQRGMRVIIDFVMNHTSDQHPWFQESRANPDGPYGDYYMWADDDKQYADARIIFVDTEASNWTFDPVRQQYFFHRFFSHQPDLNYENPAVQEEILAALRFWLDLGIDGFRLDAVPYLYAAEGTNCENLPPTHEFLRRVRREIDLMYPDTVLLAEANQWPEDVVDYFGDYQSGGDECHMAFHFPVMPRIFMAVRRESRYPVSEILAKTPAIPSSCQWGIFLRNHDELTLEMVTDEERDYMWAEYAKDPRMRANIGIRRRLAPLLDNDRNQIELFTALLLSLPGSPILYYGDEIGMGDNIWLGDRDAVRTPMQWTPDRNAGFSTADPGRLYLPTIMDPVYGHQVTNVEASMSSPSSLLHWTRRMIEIRKQNPAFGLGTFTELPSSNPAVLAFLREYEDDLVLCVHNFSRFAQPTELDLREFDGRHPVELFGGVRFPAIGELPYLLTLAGHGFYWFRLSRVASRIGRRL from the coding sequence ATGACTGTCAACGAGCCCGTCCACGACACCTTCGAGGACACCCCGGCGAAGGACCGGGACCCCGACTGGTTCAAGCGCGCCGTCTTCTACGAGGTGCTCGTCCGCTCCTTCCAGGACAGCAACGGCGACGGCGTCGGCGACCTCAAGGGCCTCACCGCCAAACTCGATTACCTGCAATGGCTGGGCGTCGACTGCCTGTGGCTGCCGCCCTTCTTCAAGTCGCCGCTGCGCGACGGCGGTTACGACGTCTCCGACTACACCGCCGTCCTGCCCGAGTTCGGCGACCTCGCCGACTTCGTCGAGTTCGTCGACGCCGCCCACCAGCGCGGCATGCGCGTCATCATCGACTTCGTCATGAACCACACCAGCGACCAGCACCCGTGGTTCCAGGAATCCCGCGCCAACCCCGACGGCCCCTACGGCGATTACTACATGTGGGCCGATGACGACAAGCAGTACGCGGACGCGCGGATCATCTTCGTCGACACCGAGGCGTCCAACTGGACCTTCGACCCGGTGCGTCAGCAGTACTTCTTCCACCGCTTCTTCTCCCACCAGCCGGACCTCAACTACGAGAACCCGGCGGTCCAGGAGGAGATCCTGGCGGCCCTGCGCTTCTGGCTGGACCTCGGCATCGACGGCTTCCGCCTGGACGCCGTCCCCTATCTGTACGCGGCCGAGGGCACCAACTGCGAGAACCTGCCGCCCACCCACGAGTTCCTCAGGCGGGTGCGCCGCGAGATCGACCTCATGTATCCGGACACGGTGCTGCTCGCGGAGGCGAACCAGTGGCCCGAGGACGTCGTCGACTACTTCGGCGACTACCAGTCCGGCGGCGACGAGTGCCACATGGCCTTCCACTTCCCGGTCATGCCGCGGATCTTCATGGCCGTGCGACGCGAATCCCGCTACCCCGTCTCGGAAATCCTCGCCAAGACCCCCGCGATCCCGTCCAGTTGCCAGTGGGGCATCTTCCTGCGCAACCATGACGAGCTGACGCTGGAGATGGTCACCGACGAGGAACGCGACTACATGTGGGCCGAGTACGCGAAGGACCCGCGGATGCGCGCCAACATCGGCATCCGGCGCCGCCTCGCCCCACTCCTGGACAACGACCGCAACCAGATCGAGCTGTTCACGGCTCTCCTGCTGTCGCTCCCCGGCTCGCCGATCCTCTACTACGGCGACGAGATCGGCATGGGCGACAACATCTGGCTCGGCGACCGCGACGCCGTCCGCACCCCCATGCAGTGGACCCCGGACCGCAACGCGGGCTTCTCCACGGCCGACCCCGGGCGCCTGTATCTGCCGACCATCATGGACCCCGTCTACGGCCATCAGGTCACCAACGTCGAGGCGTCGATGTCGTCGCCCTCCTCGCTGCTGCACTGGACCCGCCGCATGATCGAGATCCGCAAGCAGAACCCGGCGTTCGGGCTCGGCACGTTCACGGAACTCCCGTCGTCCAACCCCGCCGTACTGGCCTTCCTCCGCGAGTACGAGGACGACCTGGTCCTGTGTGTGCACAACTTCTCCCGTTTCGCGCAGCCCACGGAGCTGGATCTGCGTGAGTTCGACGGCCGGCATCCGGTGGAGCTGTTCGGCGGGGTGCGGTTCCCGGCCATCGGTGAACTGCCGTACCTGCTGACGCTGGCGGGACACGGTTTCTACTGGTTCCGGCTCTCCCGAGTCGCATCCCGCATCGGTCGACGACTTTGA